One Paroedura picta isolate Pp20150507F chromosome 16, Ppicta_v3.0, whole genome shotgun sequence genomic region harbors:
- the ACIN1 gene encoding apoptotic chromatin condensation inducer in the nucleus isoform X3 — translation MLLSESKGGEEKPEVPMEQSEPRPESEAPEAGSDDHPSAEPTGADAAPEDEEKKEGSAQPKAFKRKISVVSSAVAKGTPATNSDVEGSQPGGRKRRWGASTASTQKKPSISITTESLKSLIPEIKPPPGGQEAVVDLHADDSRISEDEAERHAEEPAHEKALKICRTVTQVVPAEGQENGQGEEEEEEEKAREEEPPEAPPVVAVEAVLPPPVEHEVKKVTLSDTLTRRSISQQRSGVSITIDDPVRTAQAPSPPRGKVSSIVHICNLVRPFTLGQLKELLGRTGTLVEDAFWIDKIKSHCYVTYSTVEEAVATRNALHGVKWPQSNPKFLSADFAEQDELDFHRGLLAERPAEAKADEPLALPGVGPAARGEREMSRRSEAREREAAVREQWAEREREMERRERTRAEREWDRDKVREGPRSRSRSRERRRKERPKSKEKKAEKKEKAQEEPPAKLLDDLFRKTKAAPCIYWLPLTDTQYVQKQAERAARARERERRRKELEAEEARQQERNRQAEREKRREHGSRERERERPNASGGGGASRGGERSGGRDRDRREAKTRHSRSRSRSTPVQDRGGRR, via the exons ATGCTGCTTTCGGAGAGCAAGGGAGG CGAGGAGAAGCCAGAGGTGCCCATGGAGCAGTCGGAGCCCCGTCCTGAGAGCGAGGCCCCCGAGGCCGGCTCCGACGACCACCCTTCTGCCGAGCCCACCGGTGCCGACGCAGCCCCCGAAGATGAGGAGAAGAAAGAG GGTTCAGCCCAGCCTAAAGCCTTCAAGAGGAAGATATCTGTCGTCT CGTCGGCAGTGGCCAAGGGGACCCCGGCGACAAACAGTGACGTGGAAGGGAGCCAGCCAGGAGGCCGGAAGCGGCGCTGGGGGGCCAGCACAGCCTCCACACAGAAGAAACCTTCCATCAGCATCACCACAGAGTCCCTCAAG AGCCTGATCCCCGAGATCAAGCCTCCGCCGGGAGGCCAGGAAGCGGTGGTGGACCTTCACGCCGATGACTCACGCATCTCGGAGGACGAAGCCGAGCGGCACGCAGAGGAGCCGGCCCACGAGAAAGCCCTCAAGATCTGCCGTACCGTGACACAG GTGGTGCCAGCTGAGGGCCAAGAGAATGgccaaggggaggaggaggaagaggaggagaaggcccGTGAGGAAGAGCCGCCGGAAGCCCCTCCAGTTGTCGCTGTGGAGGCGGTGCTACCTCCGCCTGTAGAACATGAAGTGAAAAAAG TCACACTGAGCGACACGCTGACAAGGCGGTCCATTAGCCAGCAGCGATCTGGCGTCTCCATCACCATCGACGACCCTGTCCGCACGgcccaggctccctctccccctcgtGGTAAGGTCAGCAGCATCGTCCACATCTGCAACTTG GTGAGACCCTTCACCCTGGGGCAGCTGAAGGAGCTGCTGGGCCGGACAGGCACCTTGGTAGAGGACGCCTTCTGGATTGACAAGATCAAATCCCACTGCTATGTCACG TATTCGACGGTGGAGGAAGCCGTCGCAACTCGCAACGCCCTCCACGGGGTCAAGTGGCCGCAGTCGAACCCCAAGTTCTTATCGGCTGACTTTGCTGAACAAGATGAG ctggatttccacCGGGGCCTGCTGGCCGAGCGTCCCGCAGAAGCCAAGGCGGATGAGCCCTTGGCGCTCCCGGGAGTGGGGCCCGCAGCCCGAGGGGAGCGGGAGATGTCCCGGCGCTCAGAAGCACGGGAGCGGGAGGCGGCCGTGCGGGAGCAGTGGGCTGAGCGGGAGCGGGAGATGGAGCGCCGGGAGCGGACACGGGCAGAGAGGGAGTGGGACCGCGACAAGGTGCGGGAGGGGCCGcgctcccgctcccgctcccgGGAGAGACGCCGCAAGGAGCGGCCCAAGTCCAAGGAGAAGAAAGCGGAGAAGAAGG AAAAGGCCCAGGAGGagcccccagccaagctgctggaCGACCTTTTCCGCAAAACCAAGGCCGCGCCGTGCATCTACTGGCTCCCCCTCACAGACACCCAG taCGTCCAGAAGCAGGCGGAGCGAGCAGCCCGGGCCCGGGAACGCGAGCGCCGGCGCAAGGAGCTCGAAGCGGAGGAGGCCCGCCAGCAGGAGCGCAACCGCCAGGCGGAGCGGGAGAAGCGGCGGGAGCACGGCAGCcgggagcgggagcgggagcggCCCAACGCCTcgggaggaggcggagccagccgggGAGGCGAGCGCAGCGGCGGCCGGGATCGTGACCGGCGCGAGGCCAAGACCCGCCACAGCCGGAGCAGGAGTCGCAGTACGCCTGTACAGGACAGGGGGGGGCGCCGCTGA